In Diadema setosum chromosome 2, eeDiaSeto1, whole genome shotgun sequence, the DNA window atgatgatacaACAAAggtcataataatgataatgataatgaaaagatgATACCATACATTGGCATTACTTCTAATAATATCAAAAGGTTATCAGCATTGTTATTTGCATTATCGTTGATATATTATACTTTTATCATTTTCTAAAATAAAACGATTATAATGTTCCGATTACTAGTTATTGTGTTCAGCAGTGTCATCGCTGCTCTGTCATGCAGATAGCCCATCCATTATCACTATTCCATAGCATCACCATCAGACGCTAGCTTTCACACCTTTGTCGACCGGGACATGATGGGCCAAACAACTACTAGGTCCAACAAAGGTGTGCTCGATTTAGATCACTTCAGAAAGTTCTTTCACAAATTATTTCATCTTATTCATAAGAATAAACGTACAAGACATACGGGTCTTTATCAAAAGCCTTTTACTTAGCATAATGACCATAAGCTATAATAACATACTGAGGCCTATAGTGTCTTGACTGCTAGTTTAACCAATTCTTCTACCTTgaattagaaagaaaaaaaaacagctgtCGTCCATTTTCTCGTTGAAAGTCAGACTTTAAATGTTAGATGAATACAcatgacctacacataatgtATCGAGACATCACAAGATGGTAGGTGTAGTATATAACAAGcgtattcatttcattgtgttttgtttaaCAAGTTAATAATAGCAAGTAATCCCTGTGTGGATAAAAGTGACCTGCGATACTGTATTGACCAAAACCACACGTACAGTTATATACTGTTTACCACGATAACAAGAACATGCACCATTACATTTACTGTCACTTCTACTACCATTGCCAATTAAAGTGATTATTGTATTAATGTGTTGCTAATGTTCGTTTGCTTTACGAATTTAATCCAATCAAAAGACTCCGGAGCTTGTCATTCCGGAATAGTTGAACTTTGTACACTCAATAAAAGGATCATTATGTatcattcaaattttcattattcatGATTTTTACCATAGACTACGCCATGCTGCAAGTAcaaattctttctcttttttaagaCAATCGGTAGCCATACAGACGTCAGCGCCTCTCCCTTCCGTGCTTgtgtttctctcttttatttcgTGGCTTTTTTGTGACGGTCAAAGAGTCCACGTCAACATTGGAAAAGATGCTTCTATAGTGTTTCACGGTTAATCGCAGAGCACGGTTGTTTATTCCCAGCGATCTTCTCTCGGAGGCTGTCAGGGGTACTGTTTGCATGAGGTCCAGGAGACTTTCCCCAGGATGACAATCCTTCAGGCGACTCTTCATCTTTTTGAGTGCGGTTGTCAGTTGGTTGCATTTCACCTGTTTGGTATGGGCGAGAGTAATCAGGTTGAGTGGAGGGATGACGTGATAGGTGCACCGTCTCTGCAGGATGTGGACCAGCATGGCTTCCGGCGTTCTTCCGACAGCCCTGCGCTGCATGTCGCAGACTCGAGGGTTGGCCATGAAGAACAGGTGGACATCTTGTATAAGCATCGGTCCCTTCCTTTTGATCAGCCTCTGCACAAATCTCAGACCAGTGACCAGGCTACTTGGTGAGTCTTCTCCTCCTCCGACGGACCTTCCCGAGCTTCCGAGGTTGGTGGAAGAATGGCCGTGTCCGGTAGTCAGATCTGATATTGTCACACCTGGTGATGGTGACACGGAAGTCTCAGAAAGTTTGTAGTGGCCTCCGCCTGTATGCAGATTTTCATTCAGAGCGCGAAGACGAGATTTGGTCAAAGAAATCATAGAGCTTCCGTGAATCTGGAAACGGTCTGGGTAGGAAGAAAGAAGCTTCCTCAGAGTTTTCTTTCCGGCGATACAGCCAGTGCTCACAGATTGATGTCGAACCACTTGTGTGAGCAATTCTTGTGCCGAACACAACCCCTTCGTTCGGAGGTATCGCTCCATCAAATTCAGCGCCTGTGTGACTTGGTTATTGGTCTCTTGTCGGGCATCGCATAGCATCACCAACTCCGGAGGGGAAAGAAAACGAAATGTGTTTGGTTCTTTGATGACGAAATTTGTAAATTCTCTCTTGTTCGTCCCTATGACTCTCTTCTCGGCAGCGACTAATGTTCGCTTTCTCTGTATCATATCCAGCAATATTCCGACAGGTTGCGGACCATTCTCCCTCAGGATATGGATGACTTTGTTGAGTGCAGAGGTGTATGTTGACATGGAGTACAGCACATCATCTTGCACGTGAAATAACCTTTTCACGGCCGAATGGTCCAAAACTATGCTCAAGTCACAGCTACACATGTCATACTTTAGCTTCTTTTTCACTTTCTCTTCACAGATGGTATCTATGGCGACATATCCTTCTTGCTTCGTGATAACTCGCTTTATCCAAGATATGGCACCGTGATGGTCACACGAAGTAGCAGAAGTAGCAGTACCAGCCTGAGAAAATCGATTGCTTGCCATTACGGTTCGATCATCGAACCTCCGATTGAAGATGTGCAAAGGACGCAACTTTCAGACAATTCAAAAGAAGCACGGTACAAAAAGATTGAGGCATGGATATTGTTCAAGTAAGACAGCCTTTGTCTTTATGCCTCAGCAATGAATTCTAAACTTACATAGAAAACAACTTCTTAGCAGTGAAAAAAAGGAGCCCGAAGTCTTGCTCTGTCGGTACCCCTTCCTgacgtaggcctatacagtcAGTCCGGTCAGTTATGCGAATCACGATCCGAATGTCCCGAGTGTCGGCGTGATAATATAGTTATACCTTGCTGTATTATACTCACATATAATTTTCTAGACATAATCATCGAGAAGTCTAGAGCATCGCAAAGTAGTCAGGGGTCGTTGTCATTATCAATCGAGTTTCTTGATTCCAAGCTCCGGCCATTCCGTCTCTTCGAGGGATATGTAGGCTAGTGTATACAGCATATAATATAAGGGACATTAGCCAGACAACGTCAGTGAAATTTTCCGCATTCAATGCAAACACATGCAAACAGAGAAGAAAAGTGTGCAATGCCTGTATCGGCTCGTGAACCGGTAGAAATTCTATGAAGTTGTATGAACTCTTGCGAAAGAGAAAAACGTCCAACAGTAGTTATTGACTGAGACGTGTACTACATCAAAACTGAGAAACTACTTGAAAGCGACGACAACAGCGCAAAgtttctcggggggggggggggggttctgctGGTTTAAAATGCACACCGGCACCGGCGTATTACGGCAATTATCATGGTTAAAGGCGAAGTAATTCCATGCCGTCGAAGATTTCATCCTCATGGCAATTCGTTCGCTGTTCTGTGAGTTTAATTCCCTATTGCTGCATTAAATTGATCCTCCTTCgtgtaattgttttttttttttcagtatcttCATCCCTACTATGCTCCTATTCATTCAGCtattaaaattgttttaaacgTCGAGTGATATTCGGAGTGTTACCTAACCGGGGAAAGTAGGCCTACCTCTCAACATGCCAATCGAATAGTGTCTATATAGACCTGTTTGGGGAGTTTGGTGAGGTAATTTGTTAACTACACaccatcattattttcttcaacTTTGATACGTCTTGTTAATTTTTTAAAGACAATTTTATTCCTGAAGTTATTAATATGTATTTATTGACTCTACTTTATACGTAAGGttggttaaaaacaaaacaaaacacaaagttcaaaaaGACACATCATTCtcctgtgtatgtatgtgtgtgtgtgtgtgtgtgtgtgtgtgtgtgtgtaacgtGTGACTTTTGAATAACACAAAGGAGAACGAGGAAGAGAAtaacaggaagaagaagaaagcaccTGTAAAGATAAATCATTGCTCGTATCTGTATCGATAGTTAGGTACAGATCAGTGAGTTTCACCGATAGAAGACGTGATCTTCAAACAGGTGATGCATGGCTGCGCTATTTAAGTCGCTTGCTTCTATAGACTTCGATGATCATAATggaaggtcttttttttttcattttacaaagAGATCAGTGTTTGTCAGGGATATTGCTTTATTCCCGCCCTCTGATCTCTATGTACTCTATGTACTAGGTACTTGGAGATCAGTGGGGATTCCCATAGATTCTGTGGGGATTCCCCGGGTGTCTGCTGCCCCCTCTACGTCGTACCATACACCAGCCACACCTACGCCACAGCCAAAACATCGCCAGTGCAGCTGTGCAGTGGGCATAGCAAGTCACATGAAGTGAACATAGCGTATGACTCCGAATGAGATGATTTACCAGTTTGACTTGGACTTCGACTGCTAATCTACCGTACCCCTGCTATGATATTAATCTTAACGGTAAGTATGTATAATAAATTACTATTGTTCAACCTCATCCTGGCCTGGCCTTTTGATCTTTCTTTGTACGATTAATACACTAGGTTTGTAGCTAATACGTAGACACGTAGTTAAATTTTACTGAGTTAGGAAGCATGACCGTGAAGGTCAAGTCTCTTCCGTCAATCTGACAATGACTGGAAAATATTGCCGTTTCAGCAGTGATTTAGTGACCAGTACTAGTAGCAAGAGCCCAGAGGATTTTAATAAGAAACGCGCTGCTGCATGCTGGGGCGTGAGCAGAATCACTAGATCTATCGCTATCCTTTTCGTGTCTTTGTGTTCACCAATAGAAGCAAATTACCCATTTCATCTTCAATGATTAAAACTAAAAgtggtgaaagaaaaaaaaaaaacagtattgAAGATTCGCTAATGCAGTCGGAATGAAAGAAAGGTAAAAGTTTAGTTGTTGGTTTGAAATATCAGATATTGCATGGTGCATTTTGCACCAACTGGCATGGCCATGGCCATGAGAGAGGGTTGATTGGTATGTACCCTGACCTTGACGGTGACCCTAAATGAACTGCGACCAGCTGAGCTGACGGGGCCATTGATTCTTTAAAGACATGAGCAAGGAGGTCTCATCTCACCCTCTTGTTCTTATGATAAATGTGGCACATTGTTTATTAAATGTGCCTTTGCTTTGTGAAAGATAACTTACTTGCTTGACCGAATGATCGGTGTGTATCTTAAATTCAGGGATATGTTCTGCGGAGACGTTTGGCTTCACGCATTTCCCTCCTATGTCTACAGAGTAGAGCTGTAAAAGTAAGAGTTGaaacatcattttaaaaaacTTGTCTGGAGTAGACAGATATTTCTATCAACATATTtacttacatgtacacattatttTTCCTCTTCATTACAGTTTGTGATTTCAACGATCATTGTAAATTGCTGACCTGTAGACCTACTAAGTAATAGTAATAAAGATATGTAATCTTCACAGCCAAAATAACACgtactaaaaaaagaaagaagataatTACAGGGGTGGTAGGAATAGTAACAATTGAACGTTAATGATACACCCATAGGTGTACTCATTACTGAGCATGGTAATCAAAATACTGTAATCTTTACTTTAGCATCATGctctgatgattttttttttttctctccataaAAACAGACTGCTACATGAACACAGGGACAAGGGCTGCCATGGAGACCAATACCACTTCCTCTGGGGATGAAAATGCATCATTACCACCAGAGGAGAACAACAGAccggagaaggaggaggaggaagatctAGAGAAGGGGGATGGGCAGGAACCAGAGGAGGTGGTGGCGGAGCGCATCTCTCTGTGTGTCTGCAGCGGATCCGGTCAGAACTCTGTTCAAGCACTCTTGACGTACCTCCTGACTGACGGGAAGATGAAGCCCTATGTGGGAAGGGCAGAGTTCATGGATCTGCCGTACAACGACCTGGACTCATTCTGCCCAGACTGGAAAGACTACAATGCTGTTATTCTATGCCATTCCATCCACAACAGACGTTTTGCTATTACGAATGTTGTGGATGCTCTCTATGACGAGTTCCTACCAAAGGCCAGAAATCACTTTGGTAAGTAGACATCCCTTATTTTCCAAACCAACAAACTCTGTATATAATTCTTTGAtagaaattttacattttttacaattattattatacacacacacacacacacacacacatacacacaccaaaCCCAACTCCAGAATCATGTCTGAATCTACTTAAAGTGCAGTTTAGTGTATGTTCAAGTTGATCAACCTAGTAGATAAAAAGACTAAAATCAGACTTAAAGGTTCTCTGAAATTCAAGTTGATTTGTGTTagtttatgataccctcaacatcacttttgcagtgaaacaaatatctagaaacattccatataattttaactaatttttcttccttttttcttcagattgcttggatacagccacacacaaaaatccttccaaaccaacattcctgttgtgacctcatctgtcaatcattgctgaagtactgaaatgtttaacaaaagacattggaatgcaccttcccctcctctcagcataacttgcatgtatctttgatattaatgtgactaacaaaagacatggtgagggaacatgcaagtttaATATGCTATAAGTATAAAAATAATTCTGATGCTCTTCTTTAACATAACTTGCAGGATCCTTGGCTCTTGCATTGTGTAGGATTCTGTTCAGTAGCAGAGATTGCTGATTTTTAACTTTTGAACAATCTGTTCAGTGATAGCAAGAGGTTGATTTATGGAAATACTCTCTGCTTTATAACAAATTGTGTCCAGTACATTGATTTAGTATGTTTCAGGGATAATATAGAGGTTTGTTGAACAAAtcgaaaatcaaaattttcaggtgtttttttatacatggaaaaagcaaaaatgtgtatataaacatgagaaaaaaaatctgaattcagatttaaatctacagaatatcatgcctgTATGTTTTATTCTTGTTGTGCTGGGATGGGATTTGAGGGGAATTTTGATTGATTGTGCCTTTGTTGTTGGACCTCAGGTGAATAAGAAATGCAGATTGAAATATTGTgcctttttgtctttgtttttgtctcaaTGCCTTGCAGGTCCACAAAAGGTGTTTGTCATAGTTCATGACTTTCACTGGCCAGTGAGTAACCAAAAAGAGCTTTACGATACTTTCAAAGGGGCACAGCCGGCCACATTTGAGAATGCAAAATGGGTCTACGTTTGCGGCAAACTGGACAACTTGATTGAGATGTCGGTGGACGATGCCCAGGCTTTTCTTGATGCCATCAGATTCGTACACACTCAGCCAGCACTGGATCAGTCTCCATCTCTTGCCCAAAGGTGCTTAGATTATTTCATCTCTATTAAGGACTGGATTCTCTCACTGATAGATTATGTGAGAGCTTTTTCGGGAAATCACCAACAATCCGCTGTTTGTGAAAAGACGGGCCTAGAAACAGATTGCAAAGACATGGAAGCTGAATTGGCATCTGCATCAGAGGAAGGAACAGTGATGTAGCTATTTCCCCAAAGCAAACAGGGAAAATAGAGGTATAAGCGCATCCGATACTACTGACAAAGCATTTGCAGAGTTCGACTGGTTGTGATATTAAATGTCTGAGTACCGTACCGTATGTTTTTGATGACTGCAGATTACTCTGTTTGATGCTATAAACATTTTGGTTGAAATGTTTGATTAAGCAAATGACCATATACTCAATGAGGGTCATGACTAACAGGCTATAAACCAAATttaaaaagtgtttattttgcaaaagacaaaataaattgtAATAATGCATTAACAGGGATATGGATATAAGGGACTtttaagtacatgtagtacaatCATTTTTGGCTCCTCTGAGTGAAGGGCTAAAGTGAGCTCTTGTTATCACTTGTTGTTAACCATGCCTTATCTGTCAACCATCGTGTGGTGTTCTTCATGCAATGGGATCTCTCCTTGACCATTTGACatctttactttctttttgtaaaATACATGGTCCCATTTTAATCAAATTCGAAGATATCATTCGTAGGGCCGAGGGATACAATTTGTTCACTAAGCTGTTCGGGTGGCCCCCACTGGGGCCCAGGTTGGGATTGAAAAGTCTGCAAAGTGATCTGAGTAACTCTCCAAGGATCCTCTCTAGTTCCAGTACCAGTGGATACTCTCACAGGTTAAGAGTGCAAGTTGTTCATGGCAATAGCAGTGGTAGCCTGATCTGTGCCTCCTACAGCAATGCCCTAAAATTTGAAGTACTGATTGTAGATGGCATAAGTCTCTAAATCCGCTTAAGTAGTGAAGTTGTGAAGCCCCTGTAGAGGTAgtcataatactgtaaaagcggatatattcgtgcgactaatttttttgCAATAGGCTGGGGTAGAAGAGTTTCGTGCGTTTtcaattccgcggaatcaagacatcaactactggaacatatggcacacaaaaatatttgcatacttttattttcgcgctagcttctggatgcgtgaaatgcgcaaaaatttcaacaccacacaaatttccacttttacagtactgtgcCTCTGCTAGAGGGTGCCTGAGTCTCAATGTTTTTTGGTAGTCCATTCGTTCTGTGCTATGGCATCTCAAGAAAAAACACTGGATGTGTGCTACATGAGGTGTAGATGTGTATATCGGCTTTTGGGCAAAATCCtgtaaggtcaaaggttactcAGCTTTGGCTTGAAATGATCCTTTTTCAGCACTATTTGTGCAATTTCTGTTCTCGCATCCCTGTGTCTTTACTGCTATGTACTGCTCATATTTTATAGGTAGGGATGACGAAAAGTAATTGCTATCATAAAGACTATCTTTCTTTAGAGAGTGGCTGACCattgattatgcaatgagatgTAAACCCATCATCTTCCTATCTGTGGGGCAGATCAAGTGtggcacatacttcaaatatttttgagtggcaaCATCAAACATGGGTCAAAGGAAATAAGACCGTTATGGCTCcctctcttgaacctccttggttatatATGTAGTATATTGACACTGCCATATGCACAAAGCCATTTAGGATTTTCTAAGTCTGATGAGGCACAGGTTAAAAGTAAAACACAGTTTCCATATGGCTACAGAAGCTGttgatttttgctctaaaattGACGtataaaatgtgtgaaataatgcagTACTAGCATGTGATTTCAGTtgggtaatgacaaaaatgtgaaatattaccCAAAAAGTATGCTGACAGTATTGCATTCGCAGAACATGCCCGATTGTGGTTGCAACATAATGTTTCATAATTGATGACAAATTGGGCAATAGCAGTTTCGTTCGATCCTCCAAGCACGAGTGAATCACATGTGACTTGTTGGGAAATACTACTGCTAGGGCATGGTCTATGGTCACGTGAAGTTCTACCTACTCACTACTGAACAGGGAGAGGGTGCTTCAGGAATACAAGTTGGGTACTCAAGTCTGAattattttacacttttgatctcaagaTACTCTTAGATAGCTCATTATCCTGGCAAATCACttcagccagacaagtttcttggtatctAGACCCTTATGCtgtatattgcaagcaaatttcaaatggtggaagataaactttgaacccttctgagaactatgtTATACCT includes these proteins:
- the LOC140244305 gene encoding uncharacterized protein — translated: MASNRFSQAGTATSATSCDHHGAISWIKRVITKQEGYVAIDTICEEKVKKKLKYDMCSCDLSIVLDHSAVKRLFHVQDDVLYSMSTYTSALNKVIHILRENGPQPVGILLDMIQRKRTLVAAEKRVIGTNKREFTNFVIKEPNTFRFLSPPELVMLCDARQETNNQVTQALNLMERYLRTKGLCSAQELLTQVVRHQSVSTGCIAGKKTLRKLLSSYPDRFQIHGSSMISLTKSRLRALNENLHTGGGHYKLSETSVSPSPGVTISDLTTGHGHSSTNLGSSGRSVGGGEDSPSSLVTGLRFVQRLIKRKGPMLIQDVHLFFMANPRVCDMQRRAVGRTPEAMLVHILQRRCTYHVIPPLNLITLAHTKQVKCNQLTTALKKMKSRLKDCHPGESLLDLMQTVPLTASERRSLGINNRALRLTVKHYRSIFSNVDVDSLTVTKKPRNKREKHKHGRERR
- the LOC140241985 gene encoding uncharacterized protein, producing MNTGTRAAMETNTTSSGDENASLPPEENNRPEKEEEEDLEKGDGQEPEEVVAERISLCVCSGSGQNSVQALLTYLLTDGKMKPYVGRAEFMDLPYNDLDSFCPDWKDYNAVILCHSIHNRRFAITNVVDALYDEFLPKARNHFGPQKVFVIVHDFHWPVSNQKELYDTFKGAQPATFENAKWVYVCGKLDNLIEMSVDDAQAFLDAIRFVHTQPALDQSPSLAQRCLDYFISIKDWILSLIDYVRAFSGNHQQSAVCEKTGLETDCKDMEAELASASEEGTVM